One genomic segment of Burkholderia pyrrocinia includes these proteins:
- a CDS encoding acyclic terpene utilization AtuA family protein → MTAKQPERRVRIGAGAGYSGDRIEPAVELAEHGQLDYLVFECLAERTIAIAQQARRKDPALGYDPLLDARMRAVLPVAVPNGVRIVSNMGAANPRAAATRTAQIAQSLGIAGLKVAAVEGDDVLDVVLRGAFRFEESGDEVAAYRDRIVSANAYLGAAPIVDALAAGADVVLTGRVADPSLFAAPLIHAFGWRMDDWDTLGQATVVGHLLECAGQVTGGYFADPGYKDVPDLARLGFPIGEVAADGSVVITKVPHAGGRVSAATCKEQLLYEIHDPARYLQPDVVADFTGVAVDEEATDRVRVAGGRGTARPDTLKVSVAYVDGYIGEGQISYGGPGALARARLALDIVRERLALTGVAATELRFDLIGVDSLYGAATPPVRGEPAEVRVRVAGRAASADEAARIGNEVETLYTNGPAGGGGAFKSTREVIAVQSVLLPRAAVTPSFSFVEA, encoded by the coding sequence ATGACAGCAAAGCAACCTGAACGGCGCGTGCGCATCGGCGCGGGTGCCGGCTACTCGGGCGACCGGATCGAGCCCGCGGTCGAACTGGCCGAACACGGGCAGCTCGACTATCTCGTCTTCGAATGCCTCGCCGAGCGTACGATCGCGATCGCGCAGCAGGCGCGGCGCAAGGACCCGGCGCTCGGCTACGATCCGTTGCTCGACGCGCGGATGCGTGCGGTGCTGCCGGTCGCCGTGCCGAATGGCGTGCGCATCGTGTCGAACATGGGGGCGGCGAACCCGCGCGCAGCGGCAACGCGCACCGCGCAGATCGCACAATCGCTCGGCATCGCGGGGCTGAAGGTCGCGGCGGTCGAAGGCGACGACGTGCTCGACGTCGTGCTGCGCGGCGCGTTCCGGTTCGAGGAATCGGGCGACGAAGTCGCCGCGTATCGCGACCGCATCGTGTCCGCGAATGCGTACCTCGGCGCCGCGCCGATCGTCGACGCGCTCGCGGCCGGCGCGGACGTCGTGCTGACCGGGCGTGTCGCCGATCCGTCGCTGTTCGCCGCGCCGCTGATCCACGCGTTCGGCTGGCGGATGGACGACTGGGACACGCTCGGGCAGGCGACGGTCGTCGGCCATCTGCTCGAATGCGCGGGGCAGGTGACGGGCGGCTATTTCGCCGATCCCGGCTACAAGGACGTGCCGGATCTCGCCCGGCTCGGGTTCCCGATCGGCGAAGTCGCGGCCGACGGCTCGGTCGTGATCACGAAGGTGCCGCATGCGGGCGGCCGCGTGAGCGCGGCGACCTGCAAGGAACAACTGCTCTACGAGATTCACGATCCGGCGCGGTATCTGCAGCCGGACGTCGTTGCGGATTTCACAGGTGTCGCGGTTGACGAGGAGGCGACGGATCGCGTGCGCGTGGCGGGCGGGCGCGGCACCGCGCGGCCCGATACGCTGAAGGTGTCGGTGGCTTACGTCGACGGCTACATCGGCGAAGGCCAGATCTCGTACGGCGGCCCCGGCGCGCTCGCACGCGCGCGTCTCGCGCTCGACATCGTCCGCGAGCGGCTGGCGCTGACCGGCGTCGCCGCGACCGAGCTGCGCTTCGACCTGATCGGCGTCGATTCGCTGTATGGCGCCGCGACGCCGCCCGTGCGCGGCGAGCCGGCCGAGGTGCGCGTGCGGGTGGCCGGCCGCGCGGCGAGTGCCGATGAAGCGGCGCGGATCGGCAACGAGGTCGAGACGCTCTATACGAACGGGCCAGCCGGCGGCGGCGGCGCGTTCAAGTCGACCCGCGAGGTGATCGCCGTGCAGTCGGTGCTGCTGCCGCGCGCGGCCGTGACGCCGTCGTTTTCGTTCGTGGAGGCATGA
- a CDS encoding FecR domain-containing protein: protein MAAPGAPAVPPHVARRAVEWWVDRQAGRTDDAFAAALARWRAEDPTHDAAWRHIETMQRRFGRLAAGLDTQAAHAALLPPRAGRRRAAGKALAVLLFAGGAAWMAEPARRAAIWPADLRTAVGERRTVTLADRTVVVLDTDTALDVRFDDTARHLRLLRGTIMVTSGHDDRAPARPLVVATAQGELRPLGTRFTVRQRDGATRLEVFAGAVRVQPADATAGTRVIAAGKGADFTSDAIGAPMPLDAYASAWTGGMLVASRMRLADLVAELDRYRRGSLRCAAAVADLRVSGTYPLDDPARVLDTLKATLPIDVDYLTRYWATVVPARS, encoded by the coding sequence ATGGCCGCCCCGGGAGCGCCGGCGGTGCCGCCGCATGTCGCGCGTCGCGCAGTCGAATGGTGGGTCGACCGGCAGGCCGGCCGCACGGACGATGCGTTCGCCGCCGCGCTCGCGCGCTGGCGTGCCGAGGATCCGACACACGACGCGGCATGGCGTCATATCGAAACGATGCAGCGCAGGTTCGGCCGGCTGGCGGCCGGGCTCGATACGCAGGCCGCGCACGCGGCGCTGCTGCCGCCGCGTGCGGGCCGCCGCCGCGCGGCCGGGAAGGCGCTGGCCGTGCTGCTGTTCGCGGGCGGTGCCGCGTGGATGGCCGAGCCCGCGCGGCGCGCGGCGATCTGGCCGGCCGACCTGCGAACGGCGGTCGGCGAGCGGCGCACGGTGACGCTCGCGGATCGCACGGTCGTCGTGCTCGATACCGATACGGCGCTCGACGTGCGCTTCGACGACACCGCGCGTCACCTGCGCCTGCTGCGCGGCACGATCATGGTGACGAGCGGCCACGACGATCGCGCGCCCGCACGGCCGCTCGTCGTCGCGACTGCCCAGGGCGAGCTGCGGCCGCTCGGCACGCGCTTCACGGTACGGCAGCGCGATGGCGCGACGCGTCTCGAAGTGTTCGCCGGCGCGGTGCGCGTGCAGCCGGCCGACGCGACGGCCGGCACACGCGTGATCGCGGCGGGAAAGGGCGCGGATTTCACGAGCGACGCAATCGGCGCGCCGATGCCGCTCGATGCGTACGCGTCCGCGTGGACAGGCGGCATGCTCGTCGCGTCACGCATGCGGCTGGCCGACCTCGTCGCCGAGCTCGACCGCTATCGCCGCGGCAGCCTGCGCTGCGCTGCGGCCGTGGCCGACCTGCGCGTGTCGGGCACCTATCCGCTTGACGATCCGGCGCGCGTGCTCGACACGCTGAAGGCGACGCTGCCGATCGACGTCGACTACCTGACGCGCTACTGGGCGACGGTCGTACCGGCCCGTTCGTGA
- a CDS encoding sigma-70 family RNA polymerase sigma factor has translation MSADKLSLHREIDALYAGHHAWLRGWLSRKLGCAHRAADLAHDTFMRLLARDEPICADEPRAFLTTVAQRVLSNHWRREQIERAYLDVLAQCPEAHAPSPEERAVVLEALLEIDRLLDGLPLAAKRAFLLAQLDGLTQAEIARELGVSLATVKRHLVKAGTQCFFAMAA, from the coding sequence ATGTCCGCTGACAAGCTGTCTCTCCATCGAGAAATCGACGCCCTCTATGCCGGCCACCATGCGTGGCTGCGTGGCTGGCTGAGCCGGAAGCTCGGTTGCGCGCACCGCGCGGCCGATCTGGCGCACGACACGTTCATGCGCCTGCTCGCGCGCGACGAGCCGATCTGCGCCGACGAGCCGCGCGCGTTCCTGACGACGGTCGCGCAGCGCGTGCTGAGCAACCACTGGCGGCGCGAGCAGATCGAGCGCGCGTATCTCGACGTGCTCGCGCAGTGTCCGGAAGCGCATGCGCCGTCGCCGGAAGAGCGGGCCGTCGTGCTCGAGGCGCTGCTCGAAATCGACCGGCTGCTCGACGGCCTGCCGCTCGCGGCGAAGCGCGCGTTCCTGCTTGCGCAGCTCGATGGCCTCACGCAGGCCGAGATCGCGCGCGAACTCGGCGTGTCGCTCGCGACCGTGAAGCGCCATCTCGTGAAGGCCGGCACGCAGTGCTTCTTCGCGATGGCGGCCTGA
- a CDS encoding flavin reductase family protein, with the protein MDSHIAPVELKKAYRLLNHGPTVLVSARHDGVDNVMAAAWACALDFLPPKLTVVLDKSAKTRELVERSGTFVIQVPTAAQLQLTHAVGSHSLAERPDKLREAGVTLFDVAGHDLPFVAGCSGWLACKLIPEPHNQQTYDLFIGEVVGAWSDTRVFRDGHWYFESADPALRSLHYIAGGNFYAIGESLHVDPDAP; encoded by the coding sequence ATGGACAGTCATATCGCTCCGGTGGAGCTGAAGAAAGCCTACCGACTCCTCAATCACGGCCCGACCGTGCTCGTGTCGGCCCGCCACGACGGCGTCGACAACGTGATGGCCGCCGCGTGGGCGTGCGCGCTGGACTTCCTGCCGCCGAAGCTGACGGTCGTGCTCGACAAGTCCGCGAAGACGCGCGAGCTCGTCGAGCGCAGCGGCACGTTCGTGATCCAGGTGCCGACGGCCGCGCAACTGCAGCTTACGCATGCGGTCGGCAGCCACAGTCTCGCCGAGCGGCCGGACAAGCTGCGCGAAGCGGGCGTCACGCTGTTCGACGTCGCCGGCCACGACCTGCCGTTCGTTGCCGGTTGCTCGGGCTGGCTCGCGTGCAAGCTGATTCCGGAGCCGCACAACCAGCAGACCTACGACCTGTTCATCGGCGAGGTGGTCGGTGCGTGGTCCGACACGCGCGTGTTCCGCGACGGCCACTGGTATTTCGAATCGGCCGATCCCGCGCTGCGCAGCCTGCACTACATCGCGGGCGGCAATTTCTATGCGATCGGCGAATCGCTGCACGTCGATCCGGACGCGCCGTAA
- a CDS encoding LysR family transcriptional regulator yields MIRELKTLIAVAREGTFAAAGNRIGLTQAAVSAQMQRLEAELGFALFDRQGRSARLNEMGHHVLDQAQALIGLYENLSSTAPGSPAAVRVTIGAIASVQSALLPAALADFHRRHPACRTRVIPGLSIELVNRVDAGEIDMAAIIRPPFSLQSDLHWTTLAREPFRLIVPRSVKGKEWAELLASEPFVRYDRASFGGRQVDRFLRKMHIAVRDTCELDELDAIVKLVEHGVGVAIVPQTAVYRRWPGGVRAIDLGHHTFHRDIGLVHRARRTMSEPAQMLARLIEEASRRSPPQAA; encoded by the coding sequence ATGATCCGCGAGCTGAAAACCCTCATCGCCGTCGCCCGCGAAGGCACGTTCGCCGCCGCGGGCAACCGCATCGGACTGACGCAGGCGGCCGTCAGCGCGCAGATGCAGCGTCTCGAAGCCGAACTCGGCTTTGCACTGTTCGACCGGCAAGGCCGGTCGGCCCGCCTCAACGAGATGGGCCATCACGTGCTCGACCAGGCGCAGGCGCTGATCGGCCTGTACGAGAACCTGAGCTCGACCGCGCCCGGCTCGCCGGCCGCCGTGCGCGTGACGATCGGCGCGATCGCATCGGTACAGAGCGCGCTGCTGCCGGCCGCGCTGGCCGACTTTCATCGCCGGCATCCCGCGTGCCGGACACGCGTGATACCGGGGCTGTCGATCGAGCTGGTCAACCGCGTCGACGCGGGCGAGATCGACATGGCCGCGATCATCCGGCCGCCGTTTTCGCTGCAGAGCGACCTGCACTGGACGACGCTCGCGCGGGAACCGTTCCGGCTGATCGTGCCGCGCAGCGTGAAGGGCAAGGAGTGGGCCGAGCTGCTCGCGAGCGAGCCGTTCGTGCGCTACGACCGCGCGTCGTTCGGCGGCCGCCAGGTCGATCGTTTCCTGCGGAAGATGCATATCGCGGTGCGCGACACCTGCGAACTCGACGAACTGGACGCGATCGTCAAGCTGGTCGAGCACGGCGTCGGCGTCGCGATCGTGCCGCAGACCGCCGTGTATCGCCGCTGGCCGGGCGGCGTGCGTGCGATCGACCTCGGACACCACACGTTCCACCGCGACATCGGGCTCGTGCATCGCGCACGGCGGACGATGTCGGAACCGGCGCAGATGCTGGCCCGGTTGATTGAAGAGGCGTCGCGGCGCTCGCCACCTCAAGCGGCCTGA
- a CDS encoding TonB-dependent siderophore receptor, translated as MGNESSTGPSSTDSPIMVSIRLTYRRRTAPARHLPRALRAAVPAAPGRFARRLAGAVLLSALLPLPALADTDADAAPAAQRASRRAFDIPAGPLEGALNRFGRDAGILLAFPAELTAGLTSGGVQGRFDVDGALDRLLAGTGLVALRQPGGGYTLMRAEGSVARPAAAGVAAGAELPAITVRSSALRAESYRAPKEAGVLRSEIPLLDTAQAVNIVPAQVLRDQRPRNLDDALGNVSGITQGNTLAGTQDTIMKRGFGGNRDGSIMHNGMPIVQGRSFNAAVDSVEVLKGPTSLLYGLMDPGGVVNVVGKQPQLTRYNAISLGASTFGHGKNGGSATFDSTGPVGDSRLAYRLIVDQSNEQYWRNFGENRQTFVAPSLAWYGRDTQVAVSYEYRQFHSPFDRGTALDPRTNAPLDIPARRRIDEPFNNMDGESHLAQLSIDHQFNADWSAHLGYSYNRETYDANQLRTTAVDPVKGTLSRSNDATHGSLSTDSYGIAYVNGKVTLAGMRHDVQFGVDSEYRRIYRKDMLRQAVKTPFSYIDPVYGLLPPSSTVSASDSDQTDTLHDTSVFFQDSIHLTDKWIVSGGLRYITYNQVAGRGRPFTANTDLSGSKWLPRAGVVYKWTDSFSLYGSYSQSLKPSSSIAPMTGYVIDGSTPPEEATAWEVGGKLDLPGGMTGTLALFNIDKKNVLVSQYNDATKLTEWRTSGKARSRGVELDLSGRIGERVNVIASYAYIDAKTVEDPLYAGNQLWNVARHTASLAAVYDVGTLAGGDDLRIGAAARYVGARPGDSANSFTLPSYVLADAFATYDTRIGKQKLSFQLNVKNLFNRTYYPSSANRYFVAIGDARQVSLLTTLQF; from the coding sequence ATGGGTAATGAAAGCAGCACTGGCCCATCGTCCACCGACTCCCCGATCATGGTTTCCATCCGTCTCACGTATCGGCGCCGCACGGCGCCCGCCCGTCATCTGCCGCGTGCGTTGCGCGCGGCCGTGCCCGCCGCGCCGGGCCGCTTCGCGCGCCGGCTGGCCGGCGCCGTCCTGCTGTCGGCGCTGCTGCCGCTGCCCGCGCTGGCCGACACCGACGCCGATGCGGCGCCTGCCGCGCAGCGCGCATCGCGCCGCGCGTTCGACATTCCGGCCGGCCCGCTCGAAGGGGCGCTGAACCGGTTCGGGCGCGACGCGGGCATCCTGCTCGCGTTTCCGGCCGAGCTGACGGCCGGCCTGACGAGCGGCGGCGTGCAGGGCCGGTTCGACGTCGACGGCGCGCTCGACCGCCTGCTGGCGGGCACGGGGCTCGTCGCGCTGCGCCAGCCGGGCGGCGGCTACACGCTGATGCGCGCGGAGGGTTCGGTTGCACGGCCCGCGGCGGCCGGCGTGGCCGCCGGTGCCGAATTGCCGGCGATCACGGTACGGTCCAGCGCGCTGCGCGCCGAAAGCTATCGCGCGCCGAAGGAAGCGGGCGTGCTGCGTTCCGAGATTCCGCTGCTCGACACCGCGCAGGCCGTCAACATCGTGCCCGCGCAGGTGCTGCGCGACCAGCGTCCGCGCAATCTCGACGACGCGCTCGGCAACGTGAGCGGCATCACGCAGGGCAACACGCTCGCGGGCACGCAGGACACCATCATGAAACGCGGCTTCGGCGGCAACCGCGACGGCTCGATCATGCACAACGGGATGCCGATCGTGCAGGGGCGTTCGTTCAACGCGGCGGTCGACAGCGTCGAGGTGCTCAAGGGGCCGACGTCGCTGCTGTACGGGCTGATGGATCCGGGCGGCGTCGTCAACGTCGTCGGCAAGCAGCCGCAGCTCACGCGCTACAACGCGATCTCGCTCGGCGCGTCGACGTTCGGGCACGGCAAGAACGGCGGCAGCGCGACGTTCGACTCGACGGGGCCGGTCGGCGATTCGCGGCTCGCGTACCGGCTGATCGTCGACCAGTCGAACGAGCAGTACTGGCGCAACTTCGGCGAAAACCGACAGACCTTCGTCGCGCCGTCGCTCGCGTGGTACGGCCGCGATACGCAGGTCGCGGTGTCCTACGAGTACCGCCAGTTCCATTCGCCGTTCGATCGCGGCACCGCGCTCGACCCGCGCACCAATGCGCCGCTCGACATTCCCGCACGGCGGCGGATCGACGAGCCGTTCAACAACATGGACGGCGAATCGCATCTCGCGCAACTGAGCATCGATCACCAGTTCAATGCGGACTGGAGCGCGCATCTCGGCTACAGCTACAACCGCGAGACCTACGACGCGAACCAGTTGCGCACGACCGCCGTCGATCCGGTGAAGGGCACGCTGTCGCGCAGCAACGATGCGACGCACGGTTCGCTCAGCACCGACAGCTACGGCATCGCCTACGTGAACGGCAAGGTGACGCTCGCGGGAATGCGCCACGACGTGCAGTTCGGCGTCGACAGCGAATACCGCCGCATCTATCGCAAGGACATGCTGCGGCAGGCCGTGAAGACGCCGTTCAGCTATATCGATCCCGTGTACGGGCTGCTGCCGCCGTCGAGCACCGTGTCCGCGAGCGACAGCGACCAGACCGACACGCTGCACGACACGTCGGTGTTCTTCCAGGACAGCATTCACCTGACCGACAAGTGGATCGTGTCGGGCGGGCTGCGCTACATCACGTACAACCAGGTCGCGGGGCGCGGCCGGCCGTTCACGGCGAACACCGACCTCAGCGGCTCGAAGTGGCTGCCGCGCGCGGGAGTCGTCTACAAGTGGACCGATTCGTTCTCGCTGTACGGCAGCTATTCGCAATCGCTGAAGCCGTCTTCGTCGATCGCGCCGATGACGGGTTACGTGATCGACGGCTCGACGCCGCCCGAGGAGGCGACCGCGTGGGAGGTGGGCGGCAAGCTCGACCTGCCGGGCGGGATGACCGGCACGCTCGCGCTGTTCAACATCGACAAGAAGAACGTGCTCGTGTCGCAGTACAACGACGCGACGAAGCTGACCGAATGGCGCACGTCGGGCAAGGCGCGCTCGCGCGGCGTCGAGCTCGACCTGTCGGGCAGGATCGGCGAGCGCGTGAACGTGATCGCGAGCTATGCATACATCGATGCGAAGACGGTCGAGGATCCGCTGTACGCGGGCAACCAGCTGTGGAACGTCGCGCGCCACACCGCGTCGCTCGCGGCCGTCTACGACGTCGGCACGTTGGCAGGCGGCGACGACCTGCGCATCGGCGCGGCCGCGCGCTACGTCGGCGCACGGCCCGGCGATTCGGCGAACAGCTTCACGCTGCCGTCGTACGTGCTCGCCGATGCGTTCGCGACCTACGACACGCGGATCGGCAAGCAGAAGCTGTCGTTCCAGCTCAACGTGAAGAACCTGTTCAACCGCACGTACTACCCGTCGAGCGCGAACCGCTACTTCGTCGCGATCGGCGACGCGCGACAGGTGTCGCTGCTGACCACGCTGCAGTTCTGA
- a CDS encoding VOC family protein: MSLSPFHLAIPVYDLPAARDFYGRVFGLEEGRSSTQWVDFDFYGHQLVIHEHPQTVSQEGAHTNAVDGHDVPVPHFGIVLDWASWEALAERLKSFGVTFAIEPYVRFKGQVGEQATMFLFDPCGNALEFKAFRDIGQLFAK, encoded by the coding sequence ATGAGTCTTTCCCCGTTTCACCTGGCGATTCCGGTCTACGATTTGCCGGCCGCGCGCGATTTCTACGGCCGCGTGTTCGGGCTGGAAGAGGGGCGTTCGAGCACGCAATGGGTCGACTTCGACTTCTACGGGCACCAGCTCGTGATCCATGAGCATCCGCAGACCGTGTCGCAGGAAGGCGCGCATACGAATGCCGTCGACGGTCACGATGTGCCGGTGCCGCATTTCGGGATCGTGCTCGACTGGGCGAGCTGGGAAGCGCTGGCCGAGCGGCTGAAATCGTTCGGCGTGACCTTCGCGATCGAACCGTATGTGCGGTTCAAGGGGCAGGTCGGCGAACAGGCGACGATGTTCCTGTTCGACCCGTGCGGCAACGCGCTCGAATTCAAGGCGTTCCGCGACATCGGGCAACTGTTCGCGAAGTGA
- a CDS encoding LysR family transcriptional regulator, with protein MDLNLRDIRAFVTVAHAGNFTRAAARLHLSQPALTVQIRRLEEIVGARLFDRNSRSVALTQTGRELLPLLQRSLDDMERVLRDARALGEGTSGTVRLACLPTFASSVLPELIQSFRRDVPRAGFEIRDGVASLVTALVRNEEADLGLTGGDAFDASLEVLYTGADRLVAVCPKDHPLARKRRVSTADVAGVPLVLTAQGTSVRSVVDAALEAAGCTPDIACEPTYMMTAVAMVRGGLGVTILPATAREVRAEPDLVVKTIDDPAFVRPIALVTKRGRTLPRVAQAFAEAMLAELKKRA; from the coding sequence ATGGATCTGAATCTTCGCGATATCCGCGCCTTCGTCACCGTCGCGCACGCCGGCAACTTCACGCGCGCGGCCGCACGGCTGCACCTGTCGCAGCCGGCGCTGACCGTGCAGATCCGGCGACTCGAGGAAATCGTCGGCGCGCGGCTGTTCGACCGCAACAGCCGCAGCGTCGCGCTCACGCAGACCGGGCGCGAATTGCTGCCGCTGCTGCAGCGCTCGCTCGACGACATGGAGCGCGTGCTGCGCGATGCGCGCGCGCTCGGCGAAGGCACGAGCGGCACGGTGCGGCTCGCGTGCCTGCCGACCTTCGCGTCCAGCGTGCTGCCTGAGCTGATCCAGTCGTTCCGCCGCGACGTGCCGCGCGCGGGCTTCGAGATCCGCGACGGCGTCGCAAGCCTCGTCACCGCGCTCGTGCGCAACGAGGAAGCCGATCTTGGATTGACGGGCGGCGATGCGTTCGATGCATCGCTGGAGGTGCTGTACACGGGCGCCGACCGGCTCGTCGCCGTGTGCCCGAAGGATCATCCGCTCGCGCGCAAGCGCCGCGTGAGCACCGCCGACGTCGCGGGCGTGCCGCTCGTGCTGACCGCGCAGGGCACCAGCGTGCGCAGCGTCGTCGATGCCGCGCTGGAAGCGGCCGGCTGCACGCCCGACATCGCGTGCGAGCCGACCTACATGATGACGGCCGTCGCGATGGTGCGCGGCGGCCTCGGCGTGACGATCCTGCCTGCGACCGCGCGCGAGGTGCGCGCCGAGCCCGATCTCGTCGTGAAGACGATCGACGATCCCGCGTTCGTGCGGCCGATCGCGCTCGTCACGAAGCGCGGGCGCACGCTGCCGCGCGTCGCGCAGGCATTCGCCGAAGCGATGCTGGCGGAATTGAAGAAGCGCGCGTGA
- a CDS encoding CitMHS family transporter — MLPLLGLGTIVVLLAAILSKRMSPLVALIVVPIAASLIGGFGLHTSKFVVDGLKGLAPVVGMFVFAILYFGTITDAGTLDPIIDRILRAVGTRPTRIVMGTTLLALLIHLDGSGAVCFLVTIPAVLPLYDRLKMDRRVLAAAVSMAAGINFLPWTGPMIRASASLHLPVSALFNPLIPVQAIGLVFVFGVAYWLGRREEKRLGLSRDDASIPLPTRELTPDEQALRRPHLFWFNLVLTLVVLGTMVVMGEKIPPAIMFMVGLCIALMVNYPDVDMQRKRIDAHARAALMMAGILLAAGVFTGIMQGSGMLKAMAQAAVGFVPPSMAGHIPVVLGFASMPLSMLFDPDSFYFGVLPVIAEVAGQLGVPAVQVGQAALLGQMTTGFPVSPLTPATFLVVGLCGIELAEHQKFTFPLLFGASIVMTIACVVLGIF; from the coding sequence ATGCTGCCGTTACTCGGGCTTGGCACGATCGTCGTGCTGCTGGCCGCGATTCTGTCGAAGCGGATGTCGCCGCTCGTCGCGCTGATCGTCGTGCCGATCGCCGCGTCGCTGATCGGCGGCTTCGGGCTGCACACCAGCAAGTTCGTCGTCGACGGGCTGAAGGGCCTCGCGCCCGTCGTCGGGATGTTCGTGTTCGCGATCCTGTATTTCGGGACGATCACCGATGCCGGCACGCTCGACCCGATCATCGACCGGATCCTGCGCGCGGTCGGCACGCGGCCGACGCGCATCGTGATGGGCACGACGCTGCTCGCGCTGCTGATCCATCTCGACGGCTCGGGCGCCGTCTGTTTTCTCGTGACGATCCCGGCCGTGCTGCCGCTGTACGACCGGCTGAAGATGGACCGGCGCGTGCTGGCCGCGGCGGTGTCGATGGCCGCCGGCATCAACTTCCTGCCGTGGACGGGGCCGATGATCCGCGCGTCGGCGTCGCTGCACCTGCCGGTGTCGGCGCTGTTCAATCCGCTGATCCCGGTCCAGGCGATCGGGCTCGTGTTCGTGTTCGGCGTCGCGTACTGGCTCGGGCGGCGCGAGGAGAAGCGGCTCGGCCTGTCGCGTGACGATGCGTCGATCCCGCTGCCGACGCGCGAGCTGACGCCCGACGAGCAGGCGCTGCGCCGGCCGCACCTGTTCTGGTTCAACCTCGTGCTGACGCTCGTCGTGCTCGGCACGATGGTCGTGATGGGCGAGAAGATCCCACCCGCGATCATGTTCATGGTCGGGCTGTGCATCGCGCTGATGGTGAATTACCCGGACGTCGACATGCAGAGAAAGCGCATCGACGCACATGCGCGCGCGGCGCTGATGATGGCCGGCATCCTGCTCGCGGCCGGCGTGTTCACGGGGATCATGCAGGGCAGCGGGATGCTGAAGGCGATGGCGCAGGCCGCGGTCGGCTTCGTGCCGCCGTCGATGGCCGGCCACATTCCGGTGGTGCTCGGTTTCGCGTCGATGCCGCTCAGCATGCTGTTCGATCCCGATTCGTTCTACTTCGGCGTGCTGCCGGTGATCGCGGAGGTGGCCGGCCAGCTCGGCGTGCCGGCCGTGCAGGTCGGGCAGGCCGCATTGCTCGGCCAGATGACGACCGGGTTTCCGGTCAGCCCGCTGACGCCCGCGACGTTCCTCGTCGTCGGCCTGTGCGGCATCGAGCTGGCCGAGCATCAGAAATTCACGTTCCCGCTGCTGTTCGGCGCCTCGATCGTGATGACGATCGCGTGCGTCGTGCTGGGCATCTTTTGA
- a CDS encoding AtuA-related protein: protein MQLRELAHARTGDKGNTLNVSVICRDPRHYDHLRAHLDAGKVKAWLADIVHGDVVRHELPALGAFNFVLRDALGGGVTRSLALDAHGKSVSSALLAIEVPDPA, encoded by the coding sequence ATGCAACTGCGTGAACTCGCGCATGCGCGCACCGGCGACAAGGGCAATACGCTGAACGTGTCGGTCATCTGCCGCGATCCGCGTCATTACGACCATCTGCGCGCGCATCTGGATGCCGGCAAGGTGAAGGCGTGGCTCGCGGACATCGTGCACGGCGATGTCGTGCGTCATGAATTGCCGGCGCTGGGTGCGTTCAACTTCGTGCTGCGCGATGCGCTCGGCGGCGGCGTGACGCGCTCGCTCGCGCTCGATGCGCACGGCAAGTCGGTCAGTTCGGCGTTGCTGGCGATCGAGGTGCCCGACCCGGCGTGA